The Staphylococcus simiae genome includes the window ATCTACTCTTACTTCTAAACTCATAACATCACATGTATGACTGGCATAGTTCTTACCATATTCTAACAACATTTGTCCTAATCCAAACCCTCTATAGCTATGATCAATTGCAACAGTAGTTATTTGTGCTTGATCAATGACTATCCATAATCCTAAATATCCTATAATTTGTGATTGATATTCAATAACGAAATATTTAGCAAAATCATTTTGCTCTATTTCATGATAAAAAGCATCAATCGTCCATGAGCTATCATTAAAACTATGTCTTTCTATATCAAAAACTTGAGGAACATCATCTTTAGACATTACCCTAATATTTAA containing:
- the rimI gene encoding ribosomal protein S18-alanine N-acetyltransferase, with product MDQQSKAQLNIRVMSKDDVPQVFDIERHSFNDSSWTIDAFYHEIEQNDFAKYFVIEYQSQIIGYLGLWIVIDQAQITTVAIDHSYRGFGLGQMLLEYGKNYASHTCDVMSLEVRVDNHVAQHVYENLGFQYGGKRKNYYGEGEDAMVMWVNLHDK